A genome region from Anopheles stephensi strain Indian chromosome 2, UCI_ANSTEP_V1.0, whole genome shotgun sequence includes the following:
- the LOC118506431 gene encoding cytochrome P450 4C1-like — protein MFHTIVQCVLFCATVYLYRTWQNRRTWQLLGRLPGPLNFPLIGSMYVIPGRDTSRYLQTLVDLTATYGSPYCIWLGPVPVVIVSTADHARTILNSPATVEKASFYRFTPLHGIFSLPAYKWRAHRKMIQPTFNQSILRGFIPLFEEKAEVMVRALGEMVETGHAFDIYRFTARCTLDMIFATTLGTDMHIQECSTCGYLDVLEELFEIVTIRAVNIFLHPQWLYRWTSVYRNEQKALEEFCRPSKAILYEKEASLASAESGGNQFSLIDQLKSSTLDNEAIEQELNTIIFAGNETSAMTVANTILLLAMHPEVQEKLHHELRAQFGSVVENVRYETLNRLTYMEMVLKESLRLLPIAAVIGRRTTEEIDLGEYRLPADIDVVIDIFDIHRNPTYWGPDADRFRPERFETLQYDRFALLPFSGGPRNCVGLRYAWLSMKIMLLKVLTRFHIETDLKLEDLTTKIALTMKISNGHMVRLKRRK, from the exons ATGTTTCACACGATCGTGCAGTGCGTGCTGTTCTGTGCTACTGTCTACCTTTACCGAACATGGCAAAATCGTCGCACCTGGCAGTTACTGGGCCGTTTGCCAGGTCCACTGAATTTTCCTCTCATCGGTTCAATGTACGTCATTCCGGGACGCGACACTTCCCGCTATCTTCAAACTTTGGTCGATTTAACCGCCACGTACGGATCCCCGTACTGCATCTGGCTTGGACCCGTGCCGGTGGTGATCGTCAGTACGGCTGACCATGCACGAACGATACTTAACTCACCGGCAACCGTGGAGAAAGCGAGCTTCTATCGATTCACACCACTTCACGGGATATTTTCACTTCCGGCCTATAAATGGCGAGCCCATCGGAAAATGATTCAACCCACCTTTAATCAATCCATTCTGCGCGGTTTTATACCACTGTTTGAGGAGAAGGCCGAAGTGATGGTGCGTGCGTTGGGCGAGATGGTTGAGACGGGTCACGCGTTTGATATCTATCGCTTTACCGCCCGGTGCACACTGGATATGATTTTTG CAACCACCCTGGGAACTGATATGCATATCCAGGAATGTTCCACTTGCGGCTATCTGGATGTTCTTGAAGA GCTATTCGAAATTGTAACCATCCGAGCGGTTAACATTTTCCTTCATCCCCAGTGGCTTTACCGATGGACGTCCGTGTATCGCAACGAGCAGAAAGCGCTGGAAGAATTTTGCCGTCCATCGAAAGCAATTCTATACGAGAAAGAGGCATCTCTAGCGTCGGCTGAGAGTGGTGGCAACCAGTTCAGCTTGATTGATCAGCTAAAAAGCTCAACGCTCGATAACGAAGCGATTGAGCAGGAGCTGAACACAATCATATTCGCTGGCAATGAAACCAGTGCAATGACTGTGGCCAACACTATCCTTCTGCTAGCGATGCATCCCGAGGTACAGGAAAAACTTCACCACGAACTTCGCGCACAGTTTGGCTCAGTGGTAGAAAACGTCCGTTACGAAACTCTGAACCGTCTTACCTACATGGAAATGGTGCTAAAAGAATCGCTTCGGCTGCTTCCAATTGCGGCCGTTATTGGACGAAGAACGACGGAAGAAATCGATCTGGGTGAGTATCGTCTTCCGGCCGATATTGATGTCGTTATCGACATATTCGACATACATCGAAATCCCACCTATTGGGGTCCCGATGCCGATCGCTTCCGTCCGGAACGTTTCGAAACGCTACAGTACGACCGGTTTGCACTGCTCCCGTTCAGTGGTGGTCCACGGAACTGTGTTGGGTTGCGATATGCTTGGCTTTCGATGAAGATTATGCTGCTGAAGGTGCTTACACGCTTCCACATTGAAACGGATCTAAAGTTGGAAGATTTAACCACCAAAATAGCGCTCACGATGAAGATCTCTAACGGACATATGGTGCGCTTGAAACGGAGGAAATAA
- the LOC118506436 gene encoding protein HGH1 homolog: MEALEEIVQFLSKSARLDLRVVSVSHVLGITGSVEGIKLLIANDKLLTNLLDLTSDESVAKDAVLCLVNITAEEIGAAVVVEKLAERLVPAAYEAILNEDCKLSDAWCMVLCNITRPEQLVEPVLKHLLAIEFALEKLTTCFTRINYNKQKCHLNYLGPLFSNVSQSKAGRAVFCNQTTGLLGRLLPFVHHDGSIVRRGGAVGLLKNVCFDSSVHEWLLSEEMDVLPFILLPLAGPEEFDDETNEKLPVDLQYLGPDKKREEDPDVRKMLVESLAQLCATRKGRQHLRDHGTYEILRELHKYECSPEGDKVVLAAVENVVDILIRTEEEIGEDNLKQLEIPDDVKAKIESMSEANEK; the protein is encoded by the exons ATGGAAGCTCTAGAGGAAATAGTTCAATTTCTATCAAAATCAGCACGTCTCGATCTGCGGGTCGTATCGGTCTCACATGTGCTTG GAATTACAGGCTCAGTGGAAGGCATAAAATTGTTGATTGCAAATGACAAGCTGTTAACTAACCTGCTCGATCTAACATCCGATGAGTCGGTGGCGAAGGATGCCGTCCTGTGTCTCGTTAACATCACGGCAGAAGAGATCGGAGCCGCTGTGGTAGTCGAGAAG CTTGCCGAACGATTGGTTCCAGCAGCATACGAAGCGATACTGAACGAAGACTGCAAGCTTAGCGATGCCTGGTGTATGGTTCTGTGCAACATCACTCGCCCGGAGCAACTCGTCGAACCGGTCCTAAAGCATTTGTTGGCGATAGAGTTTGCGCTGGAAAAGCTTACCACGTGCTTTACGCGCATTAACTACAACAAGCAAAAGTGCCATCTCAATTATCTCGGCCCATTGTTTAGCAACGTGTCGCAGAGTAAGGCGGGCCGTGCCGTGTTTTGCAACCAGACGACGGGGCTGCTGGGCCGATTGCTTCCGTTTGTACACCACGATGGAAGTATCGTGCGGCGGGGTGGAGCTGTCGGGTTGCTTAAAAACGTTTGCTTCGATTCGTCCGTGCACGAGTGGCTGCTGAGCGAGGAGATGGACGTTCTGCCCTTTATCCTGCTACCGCTCGCCGGACCGGAAGAGTTTGATGATGAGACGAACGAAAAGCTACCGGTAGATTTGCAATACCTCGGTCCGGACAAGAAGCGTGAGGAGGATCCGGATGTGCGCAAGATGCTGGTGGAGTCGCTAGCACAGCTGTGTGCGACACGGAAGGGAAGGCAGCATTTGCGGGACCACGGCACGTACGAGATTTTGCGCGAATTGCACAAATACGAATGCAGCCCGGAGGGAGATAAGGTCGTGCTGGCAGCGGTGGAGAATGTGGTGGACATATTGATAAG AACGGAGGAAGAAATTGGGGAGGATAATCTGAAGCAGCTTGAAATTCCGGACGATGTGAAGGCAAAAATCGAAAGCATGAgcgaagcaaacgaaaaatag
- the LOC118506438 gene encoding transmembrane protein 68-like isoform X2: MDNASGTISAGLGSTLIVPNWFGWMHNLSLPLLVVFALPWMYVLLILSSVPYLHLCNFLRAKFWQNSDEDEFWKAARKIMAFVWNLHSRIFHGYEVIGLENLPETGPALLIYYHGALPIDMYYLAAEMMLKRDRLIHSVGDRFLDHIPGWRLVSRVMRVTSGSVQSCVATLRAGELLSIAPGGVYEAQFGDSAYEVLWKNRTGFARVALEAKVPIVPMFTVNIRECFRTVSVARWVFVRIYNVLKIPVLPIYGGFPVKLRTVLGKPIPYDESLSPAALQERVAGAIAELIREHQRVPGEILHAIGDRLETGGHVHGEKDAKL, from the exons ATGGACAACGCAAGTGGTACGATCTCCGCCGGACTGGGCAGTACATTGATTG TTCCGAACTGGTTCGGATGGATGCATAATTTATCGCTCCCCCTGCTGGTGGTGTTTGCTCTGCCCTGGATGTACGTGCTATTGATTTTATCGTCCGTACCGTACCTGCATCTGTGCAATTTTCTCAG AGCAAAGTTTTGGCAGAATAGCGATGAGGATGAATTTTGGAAGGCGGCCCGAAAGATAATGGCGTTCGTTTGGAATCTTCACAGCAGAATATTTCATG GATATGAAGTGATTGGGCTGGAGAACCTACCGGAAACCGGGCCCGCCCTGCTGATCTACTATCACGGTGCGTTGCCCATCGACATGTACTATCTCGCGGCCGAAATGATGCTGAAACGTGACCGTCTGATCCACTCGGTTGGCGATCGGTTTCTGGACCACATTCCCGGCTGGCGGCTGGTATCGCGCGTGATGCGCGTTACCTCCGGCTCGGTCCAGTCATGCGTGGCAACGTTGCGTGCCGGCGAGCTGCTGTCGATTGCACCGGGCGGTGTGTACGAAGCGCAGTTCGGCGATAGTGCGTACGAGGTGCTGTGGAAGAATCGTACCGGGTTCGCACGTGTGGCGCTGGAAGCGAAGGTG CCCATCGTACCCATGTTTACGGTTAACATACGCGAATGCTTCCGCACGGTGTCGGTGGCCAGATGGGTGTTTGTGCGCATCTACAACGTGCTGAAAATACCCGTCCTGCCCATTTACGGCGGTTTCCCGGTGAAGTTGCGCACCGTGCTTGGTAAACCGATACCGTACGACGAGTCGCTGAGTCCGGCCGCGCTGCAGGAGCGGGTGGCCGGTGCTATTGCGGAGCTGATTCGCGAGCATCAGCGTGTACCGGGCGAAATATTGCACGCGATCGGCGATCGGCTTGAAACGGGGGGCCACGTGCACGGTGAAAAGGATGCGAAATTGTAA
- the LOC118506438 gene encoding transmembrane protein 68-like isoform X1 has protein sequence MDNASGTISAGLGSTLIAAVPNWFGWMHNLSLPLLVVFALPWMYVLLILSSVPYLHLCNFLRAKFWQNSDEDEFWKAARKIMAFVWNLHSRIFHGYEVIGLENLPETGPALLIYYHGALPIDMYYLAAEMMLKRDRLIHSVGDRFLDHIPGWRLVSRVMRVTSGSVQSCVATLRAGELLSIAPGGVYEAQFGDSAYEVLWKNRTGFARVALEAKVPIVPMFTVNIRECFRTVSVARWVFVRIYNVLKIPVLPIYGGFPVKLRTVLGKPIPYDESLSPAALQERVAGAIAELIREHQRVPGEILHAIGDRLETGGHVHGEKDAKL, from the exons ATGGACAACGCAAGTGGTACGATCTCCGCCGGACTGGGCAGTACATTGATTG CTGCAGTTCCGAACTGGTTCGGATGGATGCATAATTTATCGCTCCCCCTGCTGGTGGTGTTTGCTCTGCCCTGGATGTACGTGCTATTGATTTTATCGTCCGTACCGTACCTGCATCTGTGCAATTTTCTCAG AGCAAAGTTTTGGCAGAATAGCGATGAGGATGAATTTTGGAAGGCGGCCCGAAAGATAATGGCGTTCGTTTGGAATCTTCACAGCAGAATATTTCATG GATATGAAGTGATTGGGCTGGAGAACCTACCGGAAACCGGGCCCGCCCTGCTGATCTACTATCACGGTGCGTTGCCCATCGACATGTACTATCTCGCGGCCGAAATGATGCTGAAACGTGACCGTCTGATCCACTCGGTTGGCGATCGGTTTCTGGACCACATTCCCGGCTGGCGGCTGGTATCGCGCGTGATGCGCGTTACCTCCGGCTCGGTCCAGTCATGCGTGGCAACGTTGCGTGCCGGCGAGCTGCTGTCGATTGCACCGGGCGGTGTGTACGAAGCGCAGTTCGGCGATAGTGCGTACGAGGTGCTGTGGAAGAATCGTACCGGGTTCGCACGTGTGGCGCTGGAAGCGAAGGTG CCCATCGTACCCATGTTTACGGTTAACATACGCGAATGCTTCCGCACGGTGTCGGTGGCCAGATGGGTGTTTGTGCGCATCTACAACGTGCTGAAAATACCCGTCCTGCCCATTTACGGCGGTTTCCCGGTGAAGTTGCGCACCGTGCTTGGTAAACCGATACCGTACGACGAGTCGCTGAGTCCGGCCGCGCTGCAGGAGCGGGTGGCCGGTGCTATTGCGGAGCTGATTCGCGAGCATCAGCGTGTACCGGGCGAAATATTGCACGCGATCGGCGATCGGCTTGAAACGGGGGGCCACGTGCACGGTGAAAAGGATGCGAAATTGTAA
- the LOC118506437 gene encoding transmembrane protein 68-like gives MSSADDLLTLSNETVGNSTFFAYIGQYIDLDYSIWLYRLLTPVLVTFLLPCAFVLLIYCTISFLYIYKLHSRFILQVYNEGDFDFWDVARTLVAVVWDAHGWIFHGYEVCGLENLPETGPALIIYYHGAIPIDMYYFTARVYLKRHRLIYTVGDRFLNKVPGWKLLARVMKISPGTVQSCASVLRDGNLLSIAPGGVYEAQFGDSNYELLWRQRVGFAKVAIESKAPIIPMFTENLREGFRSVGLAKRLFIRLYNAVRFPVRPIYGGFPVKFRTHLGAPIPYDPSLSPEDLQEKVAFAIEELINQHQRIPGSIFDALVDRFITRKKQKAT, from the exons ATGAGCTCGGCGGACGATTTGCTAACGCTGAGCAACGAGACGGTGGGCAATTCGACCTTTTTTGCGTACATCG GACAATACATTGACTTGGACTACTCGATATGGTTGTACCGGTTGCTTACACCGGTGCTGGTTACATTCCTACTGCCTTGCGCATTTGTGCTGTTAATTTACTGTACCATATCATTTCTCTACATTTACAAGCTGCACAG TCGATTTATATTGCAGGTTTATAATGAGGGTGACTTTGACTTCTGGGATGTGGCGCGAACGCTCGTCGCCGTTGTGTGGGATGCCCACGGGTGGATATTTCACG GCTACGAAGTTTGCGGGTTGGAGAATCTGCCCGAAACAGGACCGGCCCTCATCATCTACTATCACGGCGCAATCCCGATCGATATGTATTACTTTACGGCACGCGTTTACCTGAAGCGGCACCGGCTGATCTATACCGTTGGCGATCGGTTTCTGAACAAGGTGCCCGGCTGGAAGCTGCTGGCACGCGTGATGAAGATCAGCCCCGGTACGGTGCAATCGTGCGCGAGCGTACTGCGCGACGGGAACCTGCTGTCGATTGCACCGGGCGGTGTGTACGAGGCCCAGTTTGGCGACAGCAACTATGAGCTGCTCTGGCGGCAACGGGTCGGTTTCGCGAAGGTGGCGATCGAATCGAAAGCG CCCATCATTCCCATGTTTACGGAAAATCTGCGCGAAGGCTTCCGTTCCGTCGGTCTCGCCAAACGGCTCTTCATACGCCTTTACAATGCGGTCCGCTTCCCGGTGCGTCCCATCTACGGTGGCTTTCCGGTCAAGTTCCGGACGCATCTCGGCGCCCCGATACCGTACGATCCGTCCCTGTCGCCCGAGGATCTGCAGGAAAAGGTGGCGTTTGCGATCGAGGAGCTGATCAACCAGCACCAGCGCATCCCGGGCAGCATCTTTGACGCACTGGTCGATCGTTTCATCACTCGCAAGAAGCAGAAGGCGACATGA